The nucleotide sequence AAGCTCAAGCCGAAAAGGGATGAGCCGAAAATCTGGTTCGGTTCCATCAAGTCACTGAGCCAGGTGCTCAGCGAGCAGAACATGCTGCTGCTCAAGCTGATCTGTGAGCACCAGCCGGAGACGCTGATGGAACTGGCGGAACTCAGCGGGCGGCATCGCGGCAACCTCAGCCGCACGCTGAAAACCATGGAACGCTACGGCATCGTGGAACTGAAGCGACAGCGGCACACTATCAAGCCCATTGCCAAGGCCAGCCAGTTCACTATCCATTACGACATTCACTGCGCCTGAGCACGTCATTCAGGGCAGGCCAGGCGACGATGATCAACCATTCTCCTTGAGCCAGATCGCCAGGGCGCCTTTGTCGGAAATCGCCAGTTTCTGGTAAATCCTTGCCAGGTGGGTGCGTACCGTCGTAGGGGAGATGCCCAGCATCCTCGCCACTTCCTTGTGACTGTTTCCGGCCGCATAGGCCCAGGCAGTTTCCAGTTCCCGTGTGCTGAGTGACACCGGTGGTGTGATGCCTGCGCGGACAAGCAGGCGGTTATGAAAGCGTTCTGCATTCAGCGACAAGTGACGATTCCGGTAGTGCCCGGTTTGCCACAGGGCCTTGTTGACCTCATCGGGAAGGAACTGGCCGGCCTGCCGGCCCCATTCACTGACAAGCAGCTCTGAAAATTCAGGCAGTGATGCGTGCAGCAGGCCGCGCTGGTCGATAAAGGCGGCGGGGGCCTGGTTGGCGCGCAGGCAATGCATGTCGTTATGGCGGGCGGCCAGAAACAGGTGCTGGGTAATGATGTTCTTGGCTTCGGTCTCCTGGCGGCTGAAGGTGTTGCTGCGGTTTTCCCGTGCCAGGGTGACAAAGATGTGAAGGCCGGTCTGCGGGTCCAGTTCCATGGTGGAAATCATCTGCCGGGCATAATACAGCCCCCAGTGTTCGTTGTAGGCCCGGCTTCGGCGGAATTCGGGAAGCTGTTCGATGGACCAGGTTCTGCCCGTGTTGCCAATGACCAGATTGGCGTACGGATCTTCGTGCTTCACGGCTTCCCAGGTATCGAAGAGCGTGTCGGTCTGGTCCAGTATGGTCGCCATGTGCAGTTGGCGGCTTTCGCCATTTCCTGCGCCCCAGATGGCGAAATCGAAATCAATATGCTGGCGGATTTCCGCTAGTGTCCAGCGGTGAAATTCTGCGGGGGGAAGGTGCATGCTGGCGTCGTGAATGGCGAGGATGAAATCGCCCATTTTGTGGTGCATAAGACGTTATCCCTTGTCTCGTCGATCAACAACCAATAAGCCTCCGAACAGATTCTGCATGCTTGATGCACATTGCCAGTCGGTGGCTTCAGGGCTCTGCGACGGCAGAGATTGGCTGGATCTTACCCTTACCTGGATGGCCGGCAGTGTAATGCATTTGCAGGATAACGGTAAACGACACCGGCAAATTAGTATGTGGCTCCGCGAGAAAATCCGATAGCTGGTATTTTCGGAGAAATAAAAAAGTCCGCGCTCAATGGCGCTGTTCAGCCGGGATGCAGGAATGTTTTCAGCGACGGGGCGCACTGCGCCCGCCGAGCTGCCCTGCGGCTGAAGCCATGCGGAATTCAAGGGAGTTGCAGTATGAAAATGCGCGTGAAGATGACAGGCATGTTGTCACTGATGCTGGTCGGGGCAGCCCTGACGGGGTGTGGCGGCGGTTCCGGTGGCGGTTCCGGCGGTGGCGCCAATGGACCGGGGGACGGCGCGAATCTGCCGAGGCTGTCCGGCCTGGAGGGCGATGCGGACAATCACGACAGGCTTTATTTCACCCACGGCACGACCGGTGCGGATGACAGGGGAAGCTCCATTCTGTATGCCCTTGACGTGAACGCCCCGGACACATCGCAGGCGGTGAACCTCACTATTGAGGAGGTCTACAACACGCAGGATCTGGGTGCCCACGCGTATGTTCCGCTTTATGAAGCCGACATCGATCCCGCGGACGGCAGCGTCGAAAACTATCGGGTAACGGATATTCTGTTTCTGCACAATCGCGAGGACGGCAATCAAACATCGGAAGGTTTTGCGCGCGCAAGCCTGGACGGGGCAGCCGATGCGGCCGTCAGGGTGTCCTCGGAAAGCTACCTCACGGCGAGCCTGAGCGGTGCCTATACGCTGATCTGGCAAAATTATACGGAGGCCGATGATGCCGAGGTGTCCTATAACCTGCCTGGCAACAAAAGCCATGTGAGAGCGAATTTTTCCGGCACGGATACGCCTTATTATTTTTCATCGAATGTGATCAAGCAGGTCGCGGCTGTGGGGCACGTCGGCAGTAGCGGGGACCGGCGTTACATTGCACTGACCAATGATTCGGGCACGCAGTGCGCCGGGGGATACTTCCTGACTGTTGCCAGCACCCTGAATGCAGGGGGCACGTCCTATGGCGCCAGTAACTATCTGCCCGACGGCAAGGAAGCCTTCGCTGCCGGGCCGCTGGGCGGTCCCCTGCGCGACGGCAGCCAGTATCTGGTCATCAAAACCCTGGCGCCCGGGGATTGCGCATCGGAAACGGCTCTGTGGCGCTATGACCCTTCGCGCCCCTGGGCTTCCAGCCTGAGCCAGGTGCTGGATGACAACGGCGCCCCTCTTATTTTCCCTGACAGCCTGGGCGGCGGCCCGCTGATGCCGGAGCCTCGCCACCTGGCCCGCGAGGGAGATGTCGTGTACTTCGGCATCACCAGCATTCTCCAGGTCGGCACGCAGGATCTGTATCGGGTGGAAGGAGACAGCTGGTCGCTGCTGTCCGACGATGAAGACAATCTCGGCGCCCATACCGGGTTTGTGGTCACGGGGGCGGGGCGTGTTGCGGTGTCCGCTGGCAGCACGGTGGTGAGCTGGAAGGCAGACGGCAGTGACCGTCAGGTGCTCGATAACACCGTGGCCGACTGGTTGGGCGCACTGCATACCGAGGTGCTGGGCAGCCGGGACGGCTGGATTTTCTACAACCGCGCCAGTATCAGTGGCCAGGACAATGCCGTGGCCATGAAGATCGACGGCAGTGATTCGCTGGTGATTGCCGGCGGCCAATGGGTGGGGGCATCGTCCTCCGGCAAGGGGGAAGCCATCGGCAACATGACCGAACTGAGCGAAGTGTTCCTCTGGCATGGACGGCAGATTGCCGCTGTCAGTGCCGCCGACCCGAAGGCCGGCATGGTGGTACTGGGTGAGCTCGATGCCGCGCCGGAAAACGTCGTGATGTACGGATTGGCCCCGGGCCCGCACCGGCTGATACAGGTGCATGCCGATGAGGACACGGCGATTGTGTATTACGTGAATACCCGCGA is from Isoalcanivorax pacificus W11-5 and encodes:
- a CDS encoding MarR family transcriptional regulator, which gives rise to MKALNIGIMPREQFQRRALLIASGKLKPKRDEPKIWFGSIKSLSQVLSEQNMLLLKLICEHQPETLMELAELSGRHRGNLSRTLKTMERYGIVELKRQRHTIKPIAKASQFTIHYDIHCA
- a CDS encoding helix-turn-helix transcriptional regulator; translation: MHHKMGDFILAIHDASMHLPPAEFHRWTLAEIRQHIDFDFAIWGAGNGESRQLHMATILDQTDTLFDTWEAVKHEDPYANLVIGNTGRTWSIEQLPEFRRSRAYNEHWGLYYARQMISTMELDPQTGLHIFVTLARENRSNTFSRQETEAKNIITQHLFLAARHNDMHCLRANQAPAAFIDQRGLLHASLPEFSELLVSEWGRQAGQFLPDEVNKALWQTGHYRNRHLSLNAERFHNRLLVRAGITPPVSLSTRELETAWAYAAGNSHKEVARMLGISPTTVRTHLARIYQKLAISDKGALAIWLKENG